One window of the Candidatus Zixiibacteriota bacterium genome contains the following:
- a CDS encoding conserved hypothetical protein (Evidence 4 : Unknown function but conserved in other organisms), with translation MKFKFPLCIICGLFTILFVSLGPSLVTARDLGVPISLQFRISLPGVEGRIDHMAIDSRHRRLFVAALGNNSVEIIDLETKSDIKSLKGFREPQGVLYINELDKLFVTEGGSGLIRIFQGDPLTMVDSISLGSDADNIRYDSAARKVYVGYGSGGLAVIDPVTDRLLYKISLKGHPESFQIDPAANLAYVNIPDAYEIAVVNLNDGSILKQLRNLAADGNYPMALDPENHQLLVGFRDPPTFAILDSQNGTAIVSIPIDRDPDDIFLDSESHLVFISSGAGVLQIMDQMTVADDSALVKIATAAGARTCFLDQSGARLFIAVPHRGRQLAEIWVYKLTRP, from the coding sequence ATGAAATTCAAATTCCCGTTATGTATTATTTGTGGATTATTTACCATACTATTTGTCAGTCTCGGGCCTTCCTTGGTTACGGCTCGGGATTTGGGAGTGCCCATAAGTCTGCAATTCAGGATTTCCCTTCCCGGTGTCGAGGGACGGATCGATCATATGGCGATCGATAGCAGACATAGGCGCCTCTTTGTCGCCGCCCTCGGCAATAATTCCGTAGAAATTATTGATCTGGAAACCAAAAGTGATATCAAATCCTTAAAGGGTTTCAGGGAGCCTCAGGGCGTTTTGTACATAAATGAATTGGATAAATTGTTCGTGACCGAGGGGGGAAGCGGCCTGATACGGATTTTCCAGGGCGACCCTCTCACCATGGTTGATAGCATTTCTCTCGGAAGCGATGCCGATAATATTCGCTATGATTCCGCGGCCCGCAAGGTCTATGTCGGTTATGGCTCCGGCGGACTGGCCGTAATTGACCCGGTCACGGATCGCCTTCTATATAAAATATCTTTAAAGGGTCATCCCGAATCCTTTCAAATTGACCCCGCGGCGAACCTGGCCTATGTCAACATTCCCGATGCTTATGAAATTGCCGTCGTGAATCTAAATGACGGATCAATATTGAAACAATTGCGCAACCTGGCGGCCGATGGAAATTACCCTATGGCCCTTGACCCGGAGAATCATCAACTCCTGGTAGGTTTTCGCGACCCGCCGACTTTCGCGATCCTTGATTCTCAAAACGGCACCGCCATAGTCTCGATACCGATTGATCGTGATCCCGATGATATCTTTCTCGACTCGGAGAGTCATTTAGTATTTATTTCTTCAGGCGCCGGCGTGCTTCAAATCATGGATCAAATGACCGTGGCTGACGATTCTGCGCTGGTCAAGATTGCTACTGCGGCGGGAGCCAGAACTTGTTTCCTTGATCAATCGGGGGCCAGACTATTTATCGCCGTCCCGCACCGGGGACGACAATTGGCCGAAATCTGGGTCTATAAATTGACACGACCCTGA